The Acropora muricata isolate sample 2 chromosome 7, ASM3666990v1, whole genome shotgun sequence genomic interval TTCTCCGCTCTGCTCGCACAGGTGAAACAGCAAAATTAACAGTTGTTTGATTTCCATTTGCGTTCGTCTTTACATCTACTGGAACATAAACTTCATtgataatttctttttgtttatccaGTAATGATGTAAATAGTTCGCGGTCGCTTGTATCTGCACGTGAAGGAATTTCATTACAACAAGCTAATCTCAattttgcaatgtctttttgCAACTCCAGTTTTCCTCGTGCCGTCTTTAACGAGTATTTCTCTGGGAAGGCTTTAGTCAGTCGCGGAGTAACAGCTGACGAGAATGCTGATATAGATTTAGACTGAAAAGAATCgaagtttttcttttccattgtaaCAGTGTCAATTTCTTTCTGAACTTCTTTTagttgtttcttcattttccttATTTCCTCAGTATGTTCAGGGTGTTTCTTCTTTTGCCCACAAGAAATAAATGATTGACAAGGAGGAGATTTACACGAACCGCCGCGGTTTCCTTCAGCCCTATGGCCACGAATGTGACAATTCCCGCAAATCATGGTTGCGTAGCTGCCAACTCGTGGCGGTTCAACTACATCAATTTCGAGTTCTTGAATGTGTGTTTCGATAGCCAATTTGCTGTCGCTAAGACTTTGAAGCTTCTGCGATAGCTGATTTCCTTTGAACTTTTTCCAGTCACAAACGTCTGCCACTGCCGATCTCTCAGAATTTACACTGCTCGCAAACGAGGAAAGAAGGCTCTTGGGTTGCTTTGTACTTGACATGCTTTCCGTGCTTGCCTCTTTCGAATCAGAGCgttttttcaataaaaacgGAGAGTCGCTCTCTCTTACCTTCAAATAGACTCGTCGGTAAATGTCTGATCCACAAGGCGAAGCATTCCTAAAGGCTTCGGAGACATGTAAACTTTCGTCCCTGTCAATATTGATAAATGTTTGCAAAGAAAGATCTTTTTATGATAATATTATTTGCTGGTCATCAACGCCTTTAAACATGGGTACAGCTTTTTTCACCCGATCGAGAAGATCCTGGTAGTTGCTCAGTGGCTCATCAACGAAAAAGCTCGCAAACCTGTCTTCGAAATATTGAAGTAACACTTGAAACATTTTGGTACCTCTCATCGAGTTCTTGCCACGAGGTACCAAATGAACTGTGCAAGTTGCTCGCGCAGGTTGCAACCTGCTCGACTCaaactgtcaatcaaatacCAATGTTGCGGCGGAAGTTTGCAAAGTTCCCATCAAAGGAACATCGGGTTTGACTGTAAGATTTTCTGGTGCCAAGTTTACATGTTATACAAAAAATACTGCCATAATGAGTGAAATGTGTTATAATGTTAACAGACATTATCACAAATAGGAGGATTAAGTCTTCAAAATATcatatggatttctagtttctaaagaaactgtggtgctgtgtcggtctCCTCTCTGTACAGAttgcatcattttttatttggtcaacttctttaatttctttcagAAGTGTATTTGCTGTATGCTGGTTTGGTTCTTCATTCTCCCTATAAAAAGCACAAATGTTCCATAACATCAAATCCACTTACAAATCCATGTATAGAAAGGTCTTTTGTGCTCAAAAATTGAATAGTCCAGGAAGGAGGAGGGGGGGAAGAATTGCATGAAATTTCCTCTTTGgtgggggtatggatattttctggaactacacattGGCCCAGAGGATTTACATTCTCCACAGTTAGTGGTTTAGGTCACAGTAGAAAATAATACCATGGCAAACAGAACCACAATTGCTTACGTGTTTACATTTATCATGGTAATCATACCAGAAGTGTGACCCCTAATTTTTGTGACCTACCCTGTCAAAAAGAATAAAAGTGCCCACAGATATGTTTATTAAGACAAGGGCAGGTTTTTAAGACAAATCAGGTTGTTTTGAGTGCGATGAATTATTTTGCAGTTAATTCATGACTTTCAGAAAGCTTTTCTGTTCAATTTTTGAAGTGACAAAGATGACTTTGAATGTTAACTTCAAAAGTCATGTGAGATTTACGGAGCCCAGTTAGTGCCACTTAATTTTCTCATCAAATTTCCTTTACACGACTTCAATTTTCCTTTATCGGACGACCTTTTTCTttccggcacgacttttattgtccggcacgacttttattttatggcacgacttttattttctggcacgacttttattttctggcacgactttttttccggcacgacttttattttctggcacgacttttttttttccggcacgacttttattgtccggcacgacttttattttccggcacgacttttattttctggcacgaCTTTTTTTTCCGGCACGACTTCTGTTTTATCCGacacgacttttattttctggcacgactttttttctctggcacgacttttattttctggcacgaCTTTTTTTTCGGCACGACTTTTTCTGCGTGAACATGACGTAACACCGCTGAGCTTTTGCAGTTTCGTTTGATCAAAATTCAACATGGTGGCCACAGGGAATCATTATAAATGCCGTCCGTTGTTCCTTCTGCTTGTTGTTGAATCATTCTCCATATGCTCATCGGTTTTGCCTACCTATACACCTGCTTTACAAAATGACAATTCGGAACGTGAAGATCTGATTGAACACTACTTTCATTTAGGCCTTGGTTACAGCGAGATATTGCTATTCTTGGTATCGTTGCATGGTTGCTTTTTGAGCCTTCGCCAACTGAAGAGGAtattaaaacaacgtggacttGGTAGAAGAAGAAACCGTTCAAATCCTCGAGTAGTCTGTGACGCTATTGAGCAAGAATTACGTGGTAGTGGAAGTGCGATTGGCTACAGACTAATGACTCATAGACTGCTACATGTACATGGTTTATCAACAGACAAGGAAACTGTTCGAGAACTGTTAAAGATATTAGATCCCGAAGGGGTTGAGCTTAGGTCGAGACATCGATTACGAAGAAGACAATACAAAACGGCAGGTCCTAATCACATATGGCACATCGATGGTTACGATAAACTGAAGCCTTTTGGCTTCTGTATTCATGCCGCTATCGATGGTTACAGCAGGCGCATAATGTGGATAGAAGTGGGCCCTACAAACAATGATCCCTTTGTGATAGCTCAATACTACCTAGACTGTGTAAGACAGATAGGAGgaattccaaaaataataagGGCAGATTGTGGCACAGAAAATGTTAACGTGGCTATTTTACAACGATTTTTCCACAATCAAGACCAAAGTTTCTTATATGGGAAATCGTCATCTAATCAACGCATCGAGGCCTGGTGGGGTATGCTTAAGAGGGGTGGTATGGGCTGGTGGATTAGTTTTTTTAAAGATCTAAGAGACTGTGGACTTTATTTAGACGACGATGTTATAGAAGCCGAATGTCTTAAGTTTTGCTTCATGCCAGTTATACGGGAAGAGCTTCACAAGTTTGCCATGCAGTGGAATTTGCACAAGATAAGACCATCACGAAATGAAGAATCTCCAAGTGGGCGGCCAGATTTACTCTACCATATTCCAGACTTGACGGGTGCGAGAGATTTAATGATACCAGTTTCACTTGACGATGTGGAAATGGCAGAGCAACTCTGCGCCGTCAGATCTCCAGAGCACGGTTGCTCCGAggagttttttgaattggtaTCGTTAATTATGCAGGAAAAAGGCCTAACAATGCCTTCAACGGCAGATGATGCATTGGTTCTGTTCTGTACCCTGATAGATGACATCATGGATATCTAAACagagttttgtttctttggcatGCCATGACTGTTTGTAATGTCGTCAAATTGTGAGTCATTCTTTGCCTTCCTTTAAGCTCATATGTTGGGGATGCAATCACAATACCTGCTGTAGCCACGTGATTGTAGAACAACAAAACATTCTACCATGTATGGGTAGCTGTGGACACCATAAATGGTTTATGCATtatgcaaaatcagttatacaTCTTTGTGTTCAATGTTTTAAATGAAGCCCTAAGCGTGGGTAGTATGTAAAAGTGATCAAATTGTGCTTCAGAACGTGTCACTCAATATTCACAAATACTGTGGGCCCCTAGCTAGTCGGTCAATTGTTGTCCAGTGCTTCGTTTAGTAGtttttttatcctttgtttTTGGGTATGGTAATGCATGATAATGAGTCTTAAACAAAGGAATATAAATTTGCACCAATGATAAATTTGCACCCCAACATTTTCACAGTTTTTAACAGGTTGTAAGGCGTTTCACCCCTAATTTTCTGCGtgttttgttcttcaaaaaaTAGCCAACACTATGGATTGCACCTATAGATTTCTCATACCTCTCCCTTAAGCATTAGAAAAGATGAAAATCTTCAAACTCAACAACCTTTAATAACATTTTTCGATCTTTGTGATTAATTGACAACAAAGCTTTACTTTTGATTTCTAGCAAAGAGAACAGTTACATTTCTTTAACCAACATGAACCAACGATCAGTGTATTCTAACAATCATCAAGTTAATACTATTACATATGAACTGGTACACTTTTTGTAG includes:
- the LOC136921914 gene encoding uncharacterized protein translates to MSSTKQPKSLLSSFASSVNSERSAVADVCDWKKFKGNQLSQKLQSLSDSKLAIETHIQELEIDVVEPPRVGSYATMICGNCHIRGHRAEGNRGGSCKSPPCQSFISCGQKKKHPEHTEEIRKMKKQLKEVQKEIDTVTMEKKNFDSFQSKSISAFSSAVTPRLTKAFPEKYSLKTARGKLELQKDIAKLRLACCNEIPSRADTSDRELFTSLLDKQKEIINEVYVPVDVKTNANGNQTTVNFAVSPVRAERRNKRSRSPSSGSSEESESSRERKSKRRKKKSRHKKSRSKKSRKKHRKNDSFSESEDDRSRSDTTKANVENATADSRKCSLDELATIATAITFQNNGGES
- the LOC136922213 gene encoding uncharacterized protein, producing the protein MVATGNHYKCRPLFLLLVVESFSICSSVLPTYTPALQNDNSEREDLIEHYFHLGLGYSEILLFLVSLHGCFLSLRQLKRILKQRGLGRRRNRSNPRVVCDAIEQELRGSGSAIGYRLMTHRLLHVHGLSTDKETVRELLKILDPEGVELRSRHRLRRRQYKTAGPNHIWHIDGYDKLKPFGFCIHAAIDGYSRRIMWIEVGPTNNDPFVIAQYYLDCVRQIGGIPKIIRADCGTENVNVAILQRFFHNQDQSFLYGKSSSNQRIEAWWGMLKRGGMGWWISFFKDLRDCGLYLDDDVIEAECLKFCFMPVIREELHKFAMQWNLHKIRPSRNEESPSGRPDLLYHIPDLTGARDLMIPVSLDDVEMAEQLCAVRSPEHGCSEEFFELVSLIMQEKGLTMPSTADDALVLFCTLIDDIMDI